From Sphingomonas bisphenolicum, one genomic window encodes:
- a CDS encoding TolC family protein, with amino-acid sequence MTATIQEISWAIASIGFIVAAFLLQNGGFVSRPSLGRFRLLPTMLMMTGCAHYAPEPLIDTPDILAAPAAVSLVRPYGRASSPPTQAINLSGPLDEDAIAALAVTANPDLKALRARNGVNDAQVFSAGLMPDPTVSLGIDPILSGADPVAGLASALGLDLNALRTRAVARQQAQAQRRQARMDLVWAEWQTAGQARLQAVRIAALEAQSVVARDSLASAEHLLARYGAAAGRGDVSADPLQGARIAALDAQQVARQAEKDLAAARLELNRLLGLPPTYRLRIAPVAAFAPLPDADQLFALARQERSDLRALREGYDAQEAALRKAILDQFPTLDLTINGGRDTGRNVTLGPAIGFTLPLWNRNRGGIAIEKATRAALKAEYEARLFKTRAEIAAAVAALAIARRQYTDLDGGLAEATRQAEASRRAATRGDLPDATARAAEQILRDRQLLRLHSAQDMAEQAIALELLTGATREQWK; translated from the coding sequence TTGACCGCCACCATCCAGGAAATATCTTGGGCAATCGCCTCCATCGGCTTTATCGTCGCGGCATTCCTCTTGCAGAACGGCGGTTTCGTGTCGCGTCCCTCCCTCGGTCGATTCAGGCTGCTGCCGACAATGTTGATGATGACAGGTTGCGCGCATTATGCGCCCGAGCCGCTGATCGATACGCCAGACATATTGGCCGCGCCTGCCGCCGTATCGCTGGTCCGTCCCTATGGACGTGCATCCAGCCCCCCCACACAGGCCATCAATCTGTCTGGGCCGCTCGACGAAGATGCCATTGCCGCTTTGGCGGTGACGGCCAATCCCGACCTCAAGGCGCTGCGTGCGCGCAATGGCGTCAACGACGCCCAGGTCTTCAGCGCGGGATTGATGCCCGATCCGACTGTTTCGCTGGGCATCGATCCGATCCTGTCAGGCGCCGATCCGGTCGCTGGACTTGCATCTGCGCTGGGCCTCGATCTCAATGCCCTGCGGACTCGCGCCGTCGCCCGGCAACAGGCGCAGGCGCAGCGGCGGCAGGCGCGCATGGATCTCGTCTGGGCCGAATGGCAGACGGCGGGACAGGCCCGGCTTCAGGCCGTGCGCATCGCCGCGCTGGAAGCCCAGAGCGTGGTGGCGCGGGACAGCCTTGCGTCGGCGGAGCATCTTCTTGCCCGCTATGGCGCCGCCGCCGGCCGGGGCGACGTGTCGGCCGATCCGCTGCAAGGCGCCCGGATCGCGGCCCTAGATGCGCAACAGGTCGCGCGTCAGGCAGAAAAAGACCTGGCCGCCGCGCGGCTCGAACTCAATCGCCTGCTTGGCCTGCCGCCGACCTACCGGCTACGTATCGCGCCCGTCGCCGCCTTTGCGCCGTTACCCGACGCCGATCAGCTATTCGCGCTGGCGCGGCAGGAGCGCTCGGACCTGCGCGCCTTGCGCGAGGGGTATGACGCCCAGGAAGCGGCGCTGCGCAAGGCGATCCTCGATCAGTTTCCGACGCTGGACCTGACCATCAATGGCGGGCGCGACACAGGCCGGAACGTCACGCTGGGACCGGCGATCGGCTTCACCCTGCCGCTGTGGAACCGCAATCGGGGCGGAATCGCCATAGAAAAGGCGACGCGCGCCGCCCTGAAAGCGGAATATGAGGCGCGCCTGTTCAAGACGCGGGCGGAAATCGCAGCGGCCGTCGCCGCACTGGCGATTGCCCGTAGGCAATATACCGATCTCGATGGCGGCCTTGCCGAAGCGACGCGGCAGGCCGAGGCGAGCCGTCGCGCGGCGACACGCGGCGATCTGCCCGATGCAACAGCGCGCGCGGCGGAACAGATATTGCGGGATCGCCAACTGTTGCGCCTGCACAGCGCGCAGGACATGGCGGAACAGGCCATCGCCCTGGAATTACTGACAGGCGCAACGCGGGAGCAATGGAAGTGA
- a CDS encoding glycosyltransferase: MRIVDVCAFYAPQGGGVKTYVERKLKAGAKAGHEVIILAPGERSAVLPTGGDGRIVLLPARRFPLDRRYHYFDDEASLHAMLDDLQPDLVEASSPWSSAAMVGRWRGDAPRALIMHADPLSAYAYRWFGPVARRATIDRGFDWYWRHLRRLDAAFDLIVSANDSLSARLRDGGVVGARTIAMGVEPGIFSPTLRNEALRRHLLQCCGLGPDSLLLIGAGRHAPEKRWPQVIQAVTMAGCRQSVGLVLIGDGRDSARVRRAAAHNPHIHLLAPTSDRATLATLLASADALVHGCEAETFCMVAAEARASGLPVIVPDEGGAADHAAPGLGLRYHAGQPASLAQAIDHLAVTDPVLWRRRASDAAAQVGTMDRHFDRLFATYAGLVGRRRHAA; encoded by the coding sequence ATGCGTATAGTCGATGTCTGCGCCTTCTACGCACCGCAGGGCGGCGGGGTGAAAACCTATGTCGAACGCAAGCTGAAGGCTGGCGCGAAGGCCGGGCATGAGGTCATCATCCTGGCGCCCGGCGAACGCAGCGCGGTCCTGCCGACGGGTGGCGACGGACGGATCGTCCTGCTGCCCGCGCGGCGCTTCCCGCTGGACCGCCGCTATCATTATTTCGATGACGAAGCCTCGCTCCACGCCATGCTGGACGATTTGCAGCCTGATCTGGTCGAGGCGTCTTCCCCATGGTCGAGCGCGGCGATGGTCGGTCGCTGGCGGGGCGATGCGCCCCGCGCGCTGATCATGCATGCCGATCCCCTGTCGGCCTATGCCTATCGCTGGTTCGGCCCGGTCGCGCGACGGGCGACAATCGATCGCGGCTTCGACTGGTATTGGCGGCACCTGCGCAGGCTCGACGCCGCATTCGACCTGATCGTCAGCGCCAATGACAGCCTGTCGGCAAGACTGCGCGACGGTGGCGTCGTCGGCGCACGAACCATAGCCATGGGCGTGGAACCGGGCATATTCTCTCCCACCCTTCGCAACGAAGCCCTGAGACGCCATCTGCTGCAATGCTGCGGCCTTGGTCCCGACAGCCTGTTGCTGATCGGCGCGGGCCGCCATGCGCCGGAGAAACGCTGGCCGCAGGTGATCCAGGCCGTCACGATGGCGGGCTGTCGCCAGTCGGTGGGACTGGTCCTGATCGGCGACGGGCGGGACAGCGCGCGCGTGCGCCGGGCCGCGGCGCATAATCCGCACATCCACCTGCTGGCGCCGACGAGCGATCGCGCGACGCTGGCGACGCTGCTGGCCAGCGCCGATGCTCTCGTCCATGGATGCGAGGCGGAAACCTTCTGCATGGTCGCAGCGGAAGCGCGGGCAAGCGGTCTGCCCGTCATCGTCCCCGACGAAGGCGGCGCCGCGGATCATGCCGCCCCCGGCCTCGGTTTGCGCTATCATGCCGGGCAACCCGCCAGCCTCGCGCAGGCGATCGATCATCTGGCCGTGACCGATCCGGTGCTATGGCGGCGACGGGCGAGCGATGCAGCCGCACAGGTCGGCACGATGGACCGTCATTTCGATCGTCTGTTCGCCACCTATGCCGGGCTCGTCGGGAGGCGTCGTCATGCCGCCTGA
- a CDS encoding DUF2141 domain-containing protein codes for MIAPLLLWAAATSLPSSPDLGKAEGQCRADEHGPSFLVTVNGIKDRKGRLKLELYPANDADFLADDNMLVAAGKPFRRVETAVPASGPIQLCIRAPGPGVYALSLLHDRDANRKFALSVDGIGFAGNPKLGMSKPSASAASARALTGPTPIAITLNYRRSLFSFGPLER; via the coding sequence ATGATCGCGCCGTTGCTCCTCTGGGCGGCGGCGACGTCGCTGCCTTCCTCGCCCGATCTGGGCAAGGCGGAAGGCCAGTGCCGCGCGGACGAGCATGGCCCGTCCTTCCTCGTCACCGTCAATGGCATCAAGGATCGCAAGGGCCGGCTCAAGCTGGAGCTGTATCCGGCGAACGACGCCGATTTCCTGGCCGACGACAATATGTTGGTGGCCGCTGGCAAGCCATTCCGGCGCGTCGAAACAGCCGTCCCGGCGTCGGGGCCAATCCAGCTCTGCATCCGTGCGCCGGGACCGGGCGTCTATGCGCTCAGCCTGCTGCACGACCGGGACGCCAATCGCAAATTCGCGCTGTCGGTTGACGGCATCGGTTTTGCCGGCAATCCGAAACTGGGCATGAGCAAGCCGTCGGCCAGCGCCGCAAGCGCCCGCGCGCTCACCGGGCCGACGCCGATCGCCATCACCCTCAACTATCGCCGCAGTCTGTTTTCCTTCGGCCCCCTGGAGCGTTGA
- a CDS encoding glycosyltransferase yields the protein MRILTFLHSFEPGGVERVALRLVRAWRAQGVDAPLFMGRTDGAMREEIAAHLAYDVPRQPFSTGWIETLWMIAMLPRAIVRLRPDALFCAGNSYTIVALAMKLLLGRRCPPILAKISNDLERRDMVAPIRWLYHRWLRLHGIFIDHFIGMEEPMAGEIEAAIPAAIRRISIIPDPALDEAQVMRLHHAPRPARKARTGGLRFVGVGRLATQKNVALMLRGFARGAAALDSLTIYGEGPERAMLTALCQDLGIADRVTWPGHVPDPASRLPEFDVFLLSSDYEGVPAVVVEALAAGLPIIATRCSVSMTALTGHGALAHLVDTGDLDAFSAAIRDAGRLRQDRAASLAQARRFTVEQASHAYLARFQSIRRHAPACRNNFAPSD from the coding sequence ATGCGCATATTGACCTTCCTTCACAGTTTCGAACCGGGCGGCGTCGAGCGCGTCGCGTTGCGGCTCGTGCGGGCGTGGCGGGCGCAAGGCGTCGATGCGCCGCTCTTCATGGGACGGACAGACGGCGCGATGCGCGAGGAAATAGCCGCCCACCTTGCCTATGACGTCCCCCGCCAACCCTTTTCGACGGGCTGGATCGAGACGCTGTGGATGATTGCGATGCTGCCGCGCGCCATCGTCCGGCTCCGGCCCGACGCGCTCTTCTGCGCTGGGAACAGCTATACGATCGTCGCGCTGGCGATGAAGCTGCTGCTGGGGCGTCGCTGTCCGCCCATCCTGGCGAAGATCAGCAATGATCTGGAGCGCCGGGACATGGTCGCGCCGATACGCTGGCTCTATCACCGATGGCTGCGCCTGCACGGTATTTTCATCGATCATTTCATCGGGATGGAAGAGCCGATGGCGGGCGAAATTGAGGCCGCCATTCCGGCCGCAATCCGGCGCATATCGATCATTCCCGACCCGGCGCTGGACGAAGCGCAGGTGATGCGGCTGCATCATGCCCCCCGGCCGGCGCGCAAAGCCCGGACAGGGGGGCTGCGCTTCGTCGGCGTCGGACGGCTGGCGACCCAGAAGAATGTCGCCCTGATGCTCCGCGGCTTTGCGCGCGGCGCTGCGGCGCTGGATAGCCTGACCATATATGGCGAAGGCCCGGAACGCGCCATGCTCACGGCTTTGTGCCAGGATCTGGGCATCGCGGATCGCGTGACATGGCCGGGACATGTGCCCGACCCCGCAAGCCGCCTCCCGGAATTCGACGTGTTCCTTCTGTCGTCGGACTATGAAGGCGTGCCCGCCGTCGTCGTGGAAGCCCTGGCCGCCGGGCTGCCGATCATCGCCACCCGGTGCAGCGTCAGCATGACCGCCCTGACCGGCCACGGCGCTCTGGCCCATCTCGTCGACACGGGTGATCTGGACGCATTCAGCGCGGCCATCCGCGATGCAGGCCGCCTGCGTCAGGATCGCGCGGCCAGCCTGGCGCAGGCCCGACGTTTCACCGTCGAACAGGCATCACACGCCTATCTCGCCCGTTTCCAATCCATCCGACGACATGCCCCCGCCTGCCGGAATAATTTCGCCCCCTCCGACTGA
- a CDS encoding polysaccharide deacetylase family protein, with the protein MTKRRLLLSLHDVGPRFETEVDRLVDHVSRHVAPDHLAMLVVPNHWGAHPLIAGSPFASRLRDWSDRGVSLFAHGWYHRDDSRHAGAASRFKARHMTAGEGEFLGLDHRTALQRMTDGRALIEDISGKPVAGFVAPAWLYGAPALAALGQAGFALAEDHMKVWSPQSGATLARGPVITWASRSRARIASSLAVARLLPPLLHFAPVVRIAVHPGDAHVPSLMRSIDDALRRVRRSHAPARYGDLLTAPPTPCAY; encoded by the coding sequence ATGACCAAGCGCCGCCTGCTGCTGTCCCTTCACGATGTCGGTCCCCGCTTCGAAACCGAAGTCGATCGGCTGGTGGATCATGTGTCGCGCCACGTCGCTCCTGATCATCTGGCCATGCTGGTGGTGCCCAATCATTGGGGCGCCCATCCCCTGATCGCAGGGTCGCCCTTCGCATCGCGCCTGCGCGACTGGTCCGACCGGGGTGTCAGCCTCTTCGCCCATGGCTGGTATCATCGCGACGACAGCCGCCACGCCGGAGCAGCCTCACGGTTCAAGGCCCGCCACATGACGGCGGGCGAAGGCGAGTTTCTGGGTCTCGACCATAGGACCGCACTGCAACGCATGACCGATGGCCGGGCGCTGATCGAGGATATCAGCGGCAAGCCCGTTGCAGGCTTCGTCGCGCCTGCATGGCTCTATGGTGCGCCGGCGCTTGCGGCGCTGGGGCAGGCCGGCTTCGCGCTGGCGGAGGATCATATGAAGGTCTGGTCGCCCCAGAGCGGCGCCACGCTGGCGCGCGGGCCGGTGATTACCTGGGCCAGCCGCAGCCGGGCGCGCATCGCATCGTCGCTGGCCGTCGCGCGCCTGTTGCCGCCGCTGCTGCATTTTGCGCCAGTGGTTCGGATCGCGGTGCATCCGGGCGACGCCCATGTTCCGTCCCTGATGCGCAGCATCGACGATGCGCTGCGACGGGTGCGGCGCAGCCATGCGCCGGCACGCTATGGCGACCTGCTGACCGCGCCGCCCACGCCATGCGCATATTGA
- a CDS encoding endonuclease/exonuclease/phosphatase family protein — protein sequence MKRHIALAMILATSIGAAAPDLPVSYRGPRLSPGFDGRLSVMTYNIHGLPWPVAWGRSSAFAQMTRQLGALRAQGRQPHVVLLQEAFTQQAQAIGHAAGYPYVVEGPSADMGSTEPADATDARYMAAGSWARGEGLGKYVGSGLQLLSDFPIVGVRRMAFPAFACAGYDCLANKGALMVSLRLPGRADRVDIVTTHLNSRHASGVADDRSLQAYRLQVRYLSDFIRKAHDPARPLIVAGDFNVGSVVPRRAALLSHVRTDWSQNGDIDDAFGDAVRHHMPLSDDARYAHWRARDWQFYTPGHSTDIELERLDVPFGHAPDGSMLSDHVGYTATFDLNPRRAITRIAQPRA from the coding sequence ATGAAGAGACACATTGCCCTGGCGATGATCCTCGCCACCTCGATCGGTGCGGCCGCTCCCGATCTGCCGGTCAGCTATCGCGGCCCGCGCCTCTCGCCTGGGTTCGATGGGCGATTGTCGGTCATGACCTATAATATTCATGGTCTGCCCTGGCCGGTGGCATGGGGGCGTTCCAGCGCGTTTGCGCAGATGACCCGGCAGCTTGGGGCATTGCGGGCGCAGGGGCGGCAACCGCATGTCGTACTGCTCCAGGAAGCCTTTACGCAGCAGGCGCAGGCCATCGGCCATGCTGCGGGCTATCCCTATGTCGTCGAAGGGCCATCGGCTGACATGGGCAGTACGGAACCCGCCGATGCGACCGACGCGCGCTATATGGCGGCCGGCTCCTGGGCGCGCGGGGAGGGGCTGGGCAAATATGTCGGCAGCGGGCTTCAACTGCTGTCCGACTTTCCCATCGTCGGCGTGCGCAGAATGGCCTTTCCGGCTTTCGCCTGCGCAGGCTATGATTGCCTCGCCAACAAGGGCGCATTGATGGTGAGCCTTCGCTTGCCGGGCCGGGCCGATCGCGTCGATATCGTTACGACGCACCTCAACAGCAGACATGCGTCGGGGGTAGCCGACGACCGGTCGTTGCAGGCCTATCGCCTGCAGGTGCGCTATCTTTCCGACTTCATCCGCAAGGCGCACGACCCGGCCCGTCCCCTGATCGTGGCGGGCGACTTCAATGTCGGGAGCGTGGTGCCCCGGCGCGCAGCCTTGCTATCGCATGTGCGCACCGACTGGAGCCAGAATGGCGACATTGACGACGCATTCGGGGACGCGGTTAGGCATCATATGCCTCTGTCGGACGACGCTCGCTATGCCCATTGGCGGGCGCGGGATTGGCAATTCTACACGCCGGGCCATTCGACGGATATCGAGCTGGAGCGGCTGGACGTTCCGTTCGGCCATGCTCCTGATGGCAGCATGTTGTCCGATCATGTCGGCTATACCGCGACGTTCGACCTGAATCCGCGCCGGGCCATTACCAGGATCGCGCAACCGAGAGCATGA
- a CDS encoding TonB-dependent receptor — MALCAEPALLTSTAQAREPARSVDIPAGSLSNALDRFSAATGISVGLPGDMPHVMTRRVAGNMAPGLILQELLAGTGLRAVQISATLYRIERAPKARAPRPAPSPPPPPVAPPPGTIIVTAQKRTQMLRDVPLSVSVLSFAPLARSRTPSSRDISLDLEGLAMTNMGPGRNRQFIRGVADSPFNGLSQSTVAVQVDEARVTFNAPDPDLRLIDVDRIELLKGPQGPLYGSGALGGIYHIVTRKPDFEGVSGSARLSAEAVQHGRPGTGAEAVLNLPLVDDRLAVRAVGYRFANGGWISTSNAKRGSNSAETVGLRLGIRWRPTDNWTVDAGFALQDINSRDSQYVTASDDTLRRGNSFAEPTDNDFKLWHGTVTGAIGALTLTSATSYVDHGFDYVLDASEAADAFGFTGPVRFEDQRHYAVFNQELRLASGGPDHWLVGLSYLQAATRGAAQVMNDAGAVQTVETYDRRVIEYAAFGEGTLRIADRLKLTLGARLFHSIAQDGTGDDPMVTPVRISKTILSPSAALSLDLGGRGLVYLRYARAMRPGGLAPADMAASRQFDADELSTIDLGMRRSSHDGRLSLSASLYHTRWDEIQSDYLLASGLVSTRNAGRGAIIGGEITTEWSIGKGFTLSAGGNAQSARLTRASDGGELDDRRLPVAPALAGRITLAKRFILPNEWRGQAAVQANYIGKARLSFDEDLDRNMGNYSVASANAELSRDAWTLGVRMDNLMDVRGDSFAFGNPFSIRAAPQYTPLRPRTLMLSVARSW; from the coding sequence TTGGCGCTGTGCGCTGAACCTGCCTTACTGACTTCGACGGCGCAGGCGCGCGAACCGGCCCGATCGGTCGACATACCGGCCGGGTCGCTCAGCAACGCGCTCGATCGATTTTCAGCCGCTACCGGGATCTCGGTCGGACTGCCGGGGGATATGCCGCATGTGATGACGCGACGGGTGGCCGGCAACATGGCCCCCGGCCTGATCCTGCAAGAACTGCTGGCCGGAACCGGCCTGCGCGCCGTGCAGATCAGCGCGACGCTCTATCGCATCGAACGCGCGCCCAAGGCCCGCGCGCCTCGCCCCGCGCCTTCGCCCCCACCGCCGCCGGTCGCGCCGCCGCCGGGCACCATCATCGTCACCGCCCAGAAACGGACGCAGATGCTGCGCGACGTACCGCTGTCCGTTTCGGTCCTTTCCTTCGCGCCGCTCGCCCGGTCGCGCACGCCGTCGAGCCGGGACATCAGCCTCGATCTGGAGGGACTGGCAATGACCAATATGGGTCCGGGGCGCAATCGACAGTTCATCCGCGGCGTCGCCGACAGCCCGTTCAACGGTCTCAGCCAGTCGACCGTCGCGGTCCAGGTGGACGAGGCGCGCGTAACCTTCAACGCGCCAGACCCCGACCTGCGCCTCATCGACGTGGACCGGATCGAGTTGTTGAAGGGACCGCAAGGGCCACTCTACGGCTCCGGCGCGCTGGGGGGCATCTATCATATCGTGACCCGCAAGCCTGACTTCGAAGGCGTATCCGGATCGGCCCGGCTGTCAGCCGAAGCGGTGCAGCATGGCCGGCCGGGCACAGGCGCCGAAGCGGTTCTCAACCTGCCGCTGGTGGATGACCGGCTGGCGGTCCGCGCCGTGGGCTATCGTTTCGCCAATGGCGGGTGGATCAGCACCAGCAACGCGAAGCGCGGTAGCAATTCGGCTGAAACGGTGGGACTGCGCCTCGGCATTCGCTGGCGTCCGACCGATAACTGGACGGTGGACGCGGGATTCGCCTTGCAAGACATCAATTCCCGCGACAGCCAATATGTGACAGCGTCCGACGACACGCTGCGCCGGGGGAACAGCTTTGCGGAGCCCACCGACAATGATTTCAAGCTGTGGCACGGCACCGTCACGGGCGCGATCGGCGCGCTGACGCTGACATCGGCCACCAGCTATGTCGATCATGGCTTCGACTATGTCCTGGATGCCAGCGAAGCGGCCGACGCCTTCGGTTTCACCGGCCCGGTCCGGTTCGAGGATCAGCGACATTATGCCGTTTTCAACCAGGAACTCCGGCTCGCATCGGGCGGCCCGGATCATTGGCTGGTGGGCCTGTCCTATCTTCAGGCGGCGACCCGGGGCGCCGCGCAGGTCATGAACGACGCCGGCGCCGTGCAGACGGTCGAGACCTATGATCGTCGGGTGATCGAATATGCGGCTTTCGGCGAAGGCACCCTGCGGATCGCGGATCGACTGAAGCTGACATTGGGCGCGCGCCTGTTCCACAGCATCGCACAGGATGGAACGGGCGACGACCCGATGGTCACCCCGGTGCGGATCAGCAAGACCATCCTGTCACCCAGCGCGGCGCTTTCGCTGGACCTGGGCGGGCGCGGCCTCGTCTATCTGCGCTATGCGCGGGCGATGCGGCCAGGCGGACTGGCCCCGGCCGATATGGCTGCGTCGCGTCAGTTCGACGCCGACGAACTGAGCACCATCGACCTTGGGATGCGCAGGTCTTCGCACGACGGGCGCCTTTCGCTGTCCGCCAGCCTCTATCATACAAGGTGGGACGAAATTCAGTCCGACTATCTGCTGGCCAGCGGCCTGGTGTCGACACGCAATGCCGGACGCGGCGCGATCATCGGCGGAGAGATCACGACCGAATGGAGCATCGGCAAGGGCTTTACCCTGTCGGCTGGCGGAAACGCCCAGTCGGCACGGCTAACGCGGGCGTCGGACGGCGGGGAACTGGACGATCGTCGCCTGCCGGTCGCGCCCGCATTGGCCGGACGCATCACTTTGGCGAAGCGCTTCATCCTGCCGAACGAATGGCGCGGACAGGCGGCGGTCCAGGCCAACTATATCGGCAAGGCGCGACTGTCCTTCGATGAGGACCTGGACCGGAACATGGGCAATTACTCCGTGGCGTCAGCCAATGCCGAATTGTCGCGCGATGCATGGACGCTGGGTGTTCGCATGGACAATCTGATGGACGTGCGCGGCGACAGCTTTGCGTTCGGAAACCCCTTCTCCATCCGCGCCGCGCCCCAATACACGCCGCTGCGCCCCCGCACGCTCATGCTCTCGGTTGCGCGATCCTGGTAA
- a CDS encoding FecR family protein, which produces MTARPEMDERILDQAIAWQTALEQDDADWDAYLAWLEADPRHRDAFDSVALLDAAIADNREQIRPLLAPDLRVPAAPLPNRWRARLLWGGAIAASLAILVAGPILRSNADPVVYENSGPANRSLALAHGTSVILAPSSRIVVTGKAADAIELARGEAYFDVRHDPGRTLTVSAGTYRISDIGTRFSVNLAGGAFRVGVAEGVVSVETPGIAKPVRLDAGHQLVGGSGALTLAPVDVAQIGSWRSGRLSYTDAPLALVAADISRYSGKAIIVDPSVEKKHFSGSLVIGDGSKLVGDLVGVMGIEAQSAGDAVRLGAVR; this is translated from the coding sequence ATGACGGCGCGACCGGAAATGGATGAACGGATTCTGGACCAGGCGATTGCCTGGCAGACTGCGCTTGAGCAGGACGATGCCGACTGGGACGCCTATCTGGCATGGCTGGAAGCCGACCCGCGCCACCGCGACGCGTTCGATTCCGTTGCCCTGCTGGATGCCGCCATCGCGGACAACAGGGAGCAGATCAGGCCTTTGCTGGCGCCCGACCTGCGCGTTCCGGCCGCTCCCCTTCCCAACCGATGGCGCGCCCGGTTGCTATGGGGTGGCGCCATCGCCGCCAGTCTGGCGATTCTGGTTGCCGGCCCGATCCTTCGATCCAATGCAGATCCCGTCGTCTACGAAAATAGCGGACCGGCGAATCGCAGCCTGGCTCTGGCGCACGGAACCAGCGTCATCCTCGCCCCATCCAGCCGGATCGTCGTAACGGGCAAGGCGGCCGACGCGATCGAGCTGGCGCGCGGCGAAGCCTATTTCGACGTACGCCACGACCCCGGCCGCACGCTGACGGTATCGGCGGGCACCTATCGGATCAGCGACATCGGCACGCGCTTCTCCGTCAATCTGGCAGGCGGGGCGTTCCGTGTCGGCGTCGCCGAGGGCGTGGTGTCGGTCGAGACGCCGGGCATCGCCAAGCCGGTGCGCCTTGACGCCGGGCATCAGCTTGTCGGAGGCAGCGGCGCGCTCACGCTCGCGCCGGTCGATGTCGCGCAGATCGGCAGTTGGCGCAGTGGTCGCCTATCCTATACGGATGCGCCATTGGCCCTCGTCGCGGCGGACATAAGCCGCTATTCCGGCAAGGCGATCATCGTCGATCCGTCCGTGGAGAAGAAACATTTTTCGGGCAGTCTGGTCATCGGCGACGGATCGAAACTGGTCGGCGATCTGGTCGGCGTCATGGGGATCGAAGCGCAATCGGCGGGGGATGCTGTGCGCCTTGGCGCTGTGCGCTGA
- a CDS encoding RNA polymerase sigma factor, with amino-acid sequence MSLDDHSGLETLYGIHRADLRRFLIARTGDAADADDVLQELWLKARNIQAGPIENGRAYLYRMAQNLVVDRLREKQRRMERERRWSDQATDFAVAGVEPSDRSQNAEEAILAREEVATLVSAIGNLPDGARKAFELHKIEGLSHADVATRLGISKSGVEKHMAVAMKYLRRALQD; translated from the coding sequence ATGAGCCTGGACGATCACAGCGGCCTGGAAACCCTGTATGGCATTCACCGGGCCGACCTTCGGCGCTTTCTGATCGCACGCACCGGCGATGCGGCCGATGCGGACGATGTGCTGCAGGAACTTTGGCTGAAGGCGCGAAACATTCAGGCCGGGCCGATCGAGAATGGTCGCGCCTATCTTTACCGCATGGCGCAAAATCTCGTCGTTGACAGGCTGCGGGAAAAGCAGCGGCGCATGGAGCGGGAGCGGCGCTGGAGCGATCAGGCGACCGACTTTGCCGTTGCGGGTGTCGAACCCTCCGATCGAAGCCAGAACGCTGAAGAGGCGATTTTAGCGCGTGAGGAAGTCGCGACGTTGGTGTCGGCCATTGGCAACCTTCCCGACGGCGCGCGCAAGGCATTCGAATTGCACAAGATCGAGGGGCTGAGTCACGCGGACGTCGCCACACGGCTTGGCATCAGCAAGAGCGGCGTCGAGAAACATATGGCCGTGGCGATGAAATATCTGCGCCGTGCGCTGCAGGACTGA
- a CDS encoding protein-L-isoaspartate O-methyltransferase family protein, with translation MTEQNYSSMRAAMVESQLRTSDVGDQRVIAAMAKVPREDFVPAQRRAMAYIDRPIPLAGGRSLNPPLVTGRLLNEAQVAPGDKVLLIGAATGYAAALLSELGAQVTAVEEEGGPAIALPGVTVERGALNAGAADGAPYDLLFIDGAVEEVPAALVQQLAEDARVVTGIVDRGVTRLCGGRVVAGVLGLSSLADIEMVVLPGFGAPKGFVF, from the coding sequence GTGACCGAGCAGAATTATTCTTCGATGCGGGCCGCTATGGTCGAAAGCCAGTTGCGCACCAGCGACGTCGGCGACCAGCGGGTTATCGCTGCGATGGCGAAGGTGCCGCGCGAGGATTTCGTGCCCGCGCAACGCCGTGCCATGGCCTATATCGACCGTCCCATTCCGCTGGCCGGGGGGCGTTCGCTCAATCCGCCGCTGGTGACGGGGCGGCTGCTCAATGAAGCGCAGGTCGCGCCGGGCGACAAGGTGCTGCTGATCGGCGCGGCGACCGGCTATGCAGCGGCGCTGCTGTCCGAACTGGGCGCACAGGTGACGGCGGTCGAGGAAGAAGGCGGTCCGGCGATCGCGCTGCCCGGCGTGACCGTCGAGCGCGGCGCGCTCAACGCCGGCGCCGCCGATGGTGCGCCCTATGACCTGCTTTTCATCGACGGCGCGGTGGAGGAAGTTCCCGCGGCGCTCGTTCAGCAGCTTGCCGAGGACGCCCGCGTGGTGACGGGGATCGTCGATCGCGGCGTTACGCGCCTGTGCGGCGGCCGGGTGGTTGCGGGAGTGCTGGGCCTGAGCAGCCTTGCCGATATCGAAATGGTGGTGTTGCCCGGTTTCGGCGCGCCCAAGGGATTTGTGTTCTGA